In Pyrus communis chromosome 11, drPyrComm1.1, whole genome shotgun sequence, the sequence TGTTCTTCGACGATCTCAAGTTCAAAAGCCCAAATAGCGATTGAATCCCCAAATCGACTCAGTGCTTCATATTTGGAGTCAAGTCACAGACGCAAGAGCGATTCTATCGCTGAGTCCACTCGGGTCAAATGTGATTCGTGTTGAAGCTATTAAGGTTTGTTCCTAGTTTGTAGGATTTGTTTCAGCTATTGTTAATGAGCCCTAGTATTTAGGGATAAGTTATTTGTTTCTGTTATTTGCTTGACTTAGTCCTATACCACGTTCTAGGGTTGTAAAACGTGGGCTGCATATTTTCAGCATTTATCTTTCCTTGTAAGGTTATTTAAGGCCATGCTTACTCTTTAATCAATAACAGATATTCTCCCAGCATTTGAGTACCAAACCAAATACATAATTATGTGATTGAGTGTGTGAGTTCAACGTAGGTTTGTAAcatctggtatcagagccccacCACGGGGCCGGATTGACGCTAGTTTCATTGTTTAACAACGACGCCATGACGACTGAAAGCAACTTTGTACAACCTACAATCCCGAGGTTTGACGGACATTATGATCATTGGAGCATGCTCACGGAGAATTTCTTGTGCTCCAAGGAATATTGGAGTTTGGTGGAAACTGGAATTCCTGCAGCAGTAGATGATCTCATAGATGGACAGAAGAAAACTATTGAAGATTTGAGACTAAAAGACTTGAAGACCAATAATTACTTGTTCTAGGCCATTGATCGTTCAATCTTGGAAGCGATATTGAAGAAGGAGACCTCGATGGACATCTGGGACTCCTTGAAGCAAAAATACCAAGGCACAACAAGAGTTAAACGAGCACAGTTACAAGCTCTTCACAACAAGTTTGAAATTCTGCACATGAAGGAAAGGGAATCAGTAAACGAGTACTTTGCATGTGCTCTTACCGTAGCCAACAAGATGAGGATTCATGGGGGAAAGATGGAAGATGTGGTGGTCATCAAAAAGATTCTGAGATCAATGATTGATAAATATGATTATGTGGTATGCTCTATTGAAGAATCGAATGATTTAGACATCATGTCCATTGATGAACTACAAACCAGCTTACTCATGCACAAGCAAAGAATGGGGCGACATTCAGTGGATGAGTAAGCCCTAAAAGTGACTCATGATCTCCAACAAGGTGGGCGAGGTGGACGTAGCAGTTCCAGAGGAAGAGGACGAGGAAGGGGTAGAAACAGTCTAGATAAAACTACTCTTGAGTGTTACAACTGTCATGAACTTGGGCATTTTCAGTGGGAGTGCCCCAAGAAGGGGAAGGACTCAAAAGGTTTCTATGCAGAAACTAGTGAAGAAATGCTATTGATGGCCTACGTGGATATCAAGGAGGTCAACAGAGAAGAATTGTGGTTCCTGGACTCGGGATGCAGCAATCATATGTGTAGTCTGCATATGTGTGGTAAGAATGAGTTGTTTACAACTTTGGATGATACATTCAGGAAGTTTATGAAGATAGGGAATGATTCAAGCTTGGATGTGCTAGGAAAAGGAAATGTCCGTATGGAAGTCAACAGAATCATGCAGGTCATCATTGGAGTATTTTATGTGCCGGGGTTAAAACACAATTTATTGAGTATTGGACAACTGCAAGAGAAGGGTCTCgccatttttatcaaaaatggAAATTGCAGAATTTATCATCCAGAGAGAAGATTAATCTAGGAGACCATGATGGCAGAAAATTGCATGTTCATTTTACTAGCCGGCATACAGTTACAAAGACATCATTGTTTGAACACTGTGACGGATGATCAACCTCAACTATGGCATCGCAGATATGGATATTTGGGTTGGAGTGGTCTAAGGGTTCTCCAGCAAAAGAATATGGTGAAGGGTTTACCAAAGTTCAAAGCACACAAGGAAGTTTGTGAAGAGTGTTTGGTGGGAAAGCAACAACGAGACTCATTCCCAAAAGAGAATACGTGGAGAGCATCTCAGAGCCTTCAACTCGTGCATGCAGACATATGTGGGCCTATTAATCCAATCTCCAATAGCAAAAAGAGGTATCTCATTACCTTCACTGATGATTACAGTCGGAAAACTTGGGTGTATTACTTGGTTGAAAAGTCAGAAGCTCTCAATACGTTTAAAACTTTTAAAGCTAAGGTTGAAAAGGAAACCAGTTTAAGCATAAGAACCCTGCGTACAGATCGTGGAGGCGAGTTCATTTCACATGAGTTCACTGAGTTTTGCAACATGCATGGAATTCAAAGGCAATTAACAACTGCCTACACTCCTCAACAGAATGGCGTCGAGGAAAGGAAGAATCGAACCATTATAAACATGGTTCGAAGTATGTTTACAGAGAAGAAAATGCCAAGAACTTTCTGGCCAGAAGCAGTGAATTGGGCCATTCATGTGCTCAATAGAAGTCCAACCCTAATAGTGAGACATATGACGCCAGAAGAAGCCTGGAGTGGATCCAAACCATCGATGGAGTACTTTAGGGTTTTTGGGTGTTTAACACTTGTGCATGTTCCTGACAGTAAGAGGATTAAGCTTGATGATAAAAGTAAGAAGTGCATTCTACTAGGAGTTAGCGAGGAATCCAAAGCTTATCATTTATATGATCCAACTACTAAGAAGATCGTGATAAATCGAGATGTTGTCTTTGAAGAAGACAAAGCTTGGGACTGGAATGACAATCATCAAGAGACAACCATGGCTGATCTTAAATGGGAATCAAATGAAGGAGATGATCCAGGGAATGACAATAATGCAGAAGAATTGGCGACAGAAGAAACAACACTAGACACCGAGGACTCTGATCACAATGAACAGACAGACATAACTGGCCGAGAGGGACGAGATAGAAGATAACCAGTGTGGATGAGAGACTATGTGAGTGGAGAAGGTCTCTTCGAGGAGAAGATGTGGCTCATCTAGCTTTATTTGCCGAATCAGATCCGATTACTTATAAGGAACCTATAAAAAGTGACAAATGGAGAAAGGTAATGGACTCAGAAATTAACGCAATAGAGAGAAATAATACATGGGAATTAACAGAGATGCCATCAGAAGGGAAATTAGTTGGGGTAAAATGGATCTACAAAACGAAGCTCAATGAGAAAGGAGAAGTAGACAAGTACAAGGCTCATCTGGTTGTAAAAAGGTATAGCCAGCAATATGGGATTGATTATGCAGAAGTGTTTGCATCCGTAGCTCATTTGGATACAATTTGTGTTATTATCTCACTTGCAGCTGGAAATGACTGGAATGTGTATCAGTTGGATGTGAAGTCGACATTCCTCCAtggtgaaataaatgaaaagttATTCATTGCACAACCTTCAGGTTATGAACAAAAGGGGCATAAGCACAAGGTTTATAAGCTCAAAAAGGCTTTTTACGGTCTTAAACAGGCTCCTAGAGCCTGGTACAACCGCATTGAGTCTTATTTCATGAAGGAAGGTTTCGAGAAGTGCCCACATGAACACACCTTGTTTGTCAAAAGGCTGAATGAAGGTAAAATGTTATGTTGATGATCCTATATTCACTGGGAATGATAAGTCCATGTTTAGAGATTTCAAGCATTCAATGATGACTGAGTTTGACATGACTGATCTTGGGAAAATGAGCTACTTTCTTGGCTTAGAAGTGTTCCAAAGGTGAGAAGGTATCTATGTTAGTCAATGGAAATATGCTCAAGAAGTGTTGGAAAGGTTTAACATGGACCAAAGCAATGCAGTTCATAATCCCATTGTCCCTGGCTTCAAAATAATAAAGGATGAAGAGGGAATAGAAGTTGATAGCACTTTGTACAAATGAGTCGTAGATAGTCTTATATACTTGACTGCAATGCGATCAGTTTAATTAGTAGGTTCATGGAACAACCTACTGAACTGCATCTTAAAGCAGCAAAAAGAGTATTGAGGTACTTAAATGGCATGGTGAATTTTGGGCTGTTCTACAAGAAGGGAGGAAGAGAAGAACTCATCGAGTACACTGACAGTGATTATGCTACAGATTTGGATGATAGGAAAAGCACTTCTGGGCATGTTTTTGTGTTGAGTTCAGGGGCAATTTCATGGTCCTCAAAGAAACAACTTGTGGTCACATTATCTACCACTGAAGCTGAATTCATAGCTGCAACATTAAGTGCATGTTAAGCAGTTTAGTTAAGGAGGGTCTTATAGTATCTCAATCATGAACCGTGTAAGTCCACAACAATTTTTTGTGATAATAGTTCTATTAGTAAGCTATCAAAAAATCTAGTGATGCATGGGCACAGTAAGCACATAGATGTTTGGTTTCCTTTTCTTCGAGAACTCACCAAGGATGAAGTTGTAGGATTGGTTCATTGTTCTTCACAAGAGTAGGTGGCAGACATCATGACTAAGCCTATGAAGCTGGATGTGTTTCAGAAATTACGGGAGCTATTGGGTGTTCATTCACTCATGGATATAAACTGATTGTTGACAACAGGGTTTGTTCCTAGTTTGTAGGGTTTGTTTCAGCTATTGATAATAAGCCCTAGTCTTTAGGGATAAGTTATTTGTTTCTGTTATTTGCTTGACTTAGTCCTATACCACGTTATAGGATTGCAAAACGTGGGCTGCATATTTTTAGCGTTCATCTTTCCTTGTAAGGCTATTTAAGGCCATGCTTACTCTTTAATCAATAATAGATATTCTCCCAACATTTGAGTACCGAACCAAATACATAATTACGTGATTAAGTGTGTGAGTTCAACCTAGGTTTGTAACAATTCGAACTCAATCAAACATCTGCATCTTCATCCGCAACAAACTCGAGGAGATGAGGTTGATGTGCTTTGTCGGGTTGAGCACGTTGTGTGACGAAATCACACATATTCGATTGGAGCCATTAGTTGAAGTCGAGGGAGCAGACGATGGGTTATGGGGATCGAAAGAGGAGGAAATCGAGGATGAATTTGAGCCATTGGTTGAAATCGAGGTTGAAGACGTAGAGGCGTGATAGGGAGGGAGGGCAGGATCGAACTTCTTCCCTCTAGGAAGAAGACAACAggaaaacaaatttatttatttatcattctgccaatttttttttagttttttttttttaaattaattgtcCACATGGAGTCATAGTGACACGTGTGTTCACAGTCATCGTCCATGTGGTAGCCATGTCACGCTTTAATGAAGTTACTAAGAACATCTTTAAAGGAAACGTTAAATTCAAAAGATCATATTTAAATTTGATGGCTGACTTggcaatttgacatattatcaatattttccttccacccgatatgccaaaatttattgtttcatttatgttttttcaaaacaaaaataataaaagttggattgttgttggtttaaaaattatcaaataatacttaaatatgCTAGCATTTAAGGTAAGGCAAGTGGAATGCCTTTGGAAAtatcaaaaatcaaatttgaaggcaccttcaaatttgacatcccTTTGTCCATATCAGCTTAGCCTTCTTTTCCATGTCATATTTGATATCTCAATTGGTGTAAATGGTATGTCATTTGTTACCGTTATATGTCTATGTGGTATTTTTGACATCTCccttggagatggtctaacggtcaacttaatggaagtatgaaTCTTGGAGAAAAATGTAACATTAAGTATGAGactaggaagaaaaaaaaacttgatgtattcATGATACTTCAAGTAATAAAGTGAGAATTATcgtatttttaaatataataattacTTAGAAAATCAACAATAGAGTAATATTATACTTGACatagtttttgaaaaaataatgtacccacaCAGTTATTaaatatttcataaaaaataacttttgatatattttaaaatataaaataattacatGTAATTAGCATGAGTACATTCATCATAAAAAGTAAAAGGTAAATCTGCgtacaaatgaaaataaaaatatagggtacatattaaaatttgaaattataatGAACAAATCaacattgttttctaaagtaaGGACACAAAAAGAACCTAAAATATATGGGTactaattaaactaaaaagataaaattagaaaagggatacaaattaaaaatagaaatatatgaaaaatactaAGTGAATACATTTAGAAATAATGgaataagattttaattttaaaattaaaatatgttgACAtgtaaatcatttaatattcaAATAACAACGTGGAAAAAAGTCAAAAGCAacttgttaaaaaataaaaaataaaaaataaaagttttattTAATAAGAAAGTAAAATGAGAGATGAGAACTTAATTTATCTTATTTAATCTAAATACAATATATTggttatgttaatttttttaggaaattttttattaaaactcattTGTTTAATCGCTACACCCAGCTTAAAATTTAGATATAAAGTGTGTATTTTGCAATGCAATCAAACTCAAACTTAAAATTTAgacatatttttcaatttgtcactTGAACTTGTATGGAGTTGCCAATTTCTCCATGAATTTAATTTTAGTCGATTACCCTCTTCAACTTTTATAATTGGCTAATTTCCcctttaaactttaattttagtcgattacttctctgaacttttataaatagccaatttttCCCCTGTCATTAGATTTCTAAAATTTTCATCCAATTCTCCATCCATCTTGATCACATAATCAACATATGACAATTCTATGAGGGCAAAAAGGATGAAAAATTGGATGTATgaagaattgaatgaaaattttaaaatataacatGAAAGGGGGAATtgactatttataaaagttcaggggaTAATCGGTTTAAATTAAAGTTTATGGAAAAAATTGGCTAATCAAAATAGATAAGAAGGTAAttagctaaaattaaagttcaggacAAAATTAACAACTCTATACAAATTCAGGAGGCAAACCAACAAATACCTCTAAAATTTATGAAGACAACTTTCTAGCTCTACCTTCTTTTACAATAACCCAACCCTAATTTGTTACCAAAATTACATACCACTGTAAGAAACAGTCGATTAATTCATTATGTGCTCGAGGACTCATAGTCAAGCGTGGGAGTTAAACGTCGAACATGTTGGGTTTTTCGGAAGCCAAGAGGTCACATGCACCCCCACGTGAGAAAGCGACGCTGTAGGGTCCACGGAGAAAAACAAGGGCCTTAAGCTTCCGACACATGGCGTTTATTCCTTGATTCACCAAACCTACAAATAGGCTTCGTAGTTTTGGCCTATGCAAAGTATGTGTTTCCCAGTATCCAACCATACTAGCCGAGTTGTTcgaatttcaatttatttttgttttcgcaaatgttttgttcaatttatttttgttttcgcaAATGTTTTCCCCAACTCGCTACATGGATTGAATTGTATTAAATATTTCAAAATTGTATTATCGAAGATCTACTTGTTTATGtgtgcttttaaaatattaaaaatgtttttagttaaagtttttagaaccaatttttAAGTAAAATACTAGTTAATCTTGAAAAAGCTCTTAAAGTGTTTTCTGAAAGAAGCAAaagttatgtgttttttttgtaaaaagtaTTTCAAGTGGTTTTGGAACTTGaaaatattttatctaaaaacgctttcagttattATAAAAACACATTTAAATGACTCCGcacaaaagaaaacagaaataaaaattcatacatCTAAAAAACTAGGTTTGAGAATGAAGGCTATGGTAGAATATATCATGGTTGGCGacttcttttcatattacataTCAAGAAGCCAACCCACCAtatggattgaattgaattaaatATTTCAATCTACTtgtttatgtgcttttaaaatattaaaaatgtttttagttaAAATCTTTAGAACCAATTTTTAAGTAAAATGCTAGTTAATCTTGAAAAAACccttaaagtgttttttgaaAGAAGCACaagttatgtgttttttttgtaaaaagcaTTTCAAATGGTTTTGGAActtgaaaatattttctttaaaaacgctttcaattattataaaagtacatccaaatgACTCCGCACAGAAGAAAACAGATATAAAAATTCATACATCTAAAAAAATAGGTTTGAGAATGAAGGCTATGGTAGAATATATCATGGTTGGCGACttcttttcatattatatatcaaGAAGCCAACCCACTATATGGATTGAATTGTATTAAATATTTcaaaagagaattgttattagcactcttaaaatctcatttggcattccaaattttttataattagaagaaaaaaaatacatttatgaggagtgaataatgatatttttaaagtgctaataacagttttcTTTCAAAATTGTATTATTAAAGATCTAATGATGCACAAATAAAACGGAAATAAAAATTCGCACATCTAAAAATAGTAGGTTTGGCAAGTGGTCCTTTACCACAATGGTGGAGATGAGTGTTACCTTTTACGCCAAGTGAGTTCGAATCTTGTTGGCTTTAATATAACATATAATCtaaaaaattttattgtttgaccaaaaaacaaaaaaacaaaaaagtaggTTTGAGATTAAGGGCTATGGTTGAAGAAGATATCATGGTTGTGGCAACTTCGTTTCAAATTATATATCGACAAACCAATTTTTCCGTCAATGTTCTTATTAGACTTACAATTCAACATATTCATGTATAGGCTCATATTTTATCTACTACTAGAAATGTTCTTTTCTCTGATTGTATTAGGACCGAATATAGTTGTGATTTTCCTATCTAATTAAGTttgtttttcaaagaaaaaaaaaagtcggtttgaatgagggtttttttttctttttcccccaAGGTATTGATGCGTATATACATCAAAATCACTTGAAATGATGTATTTCTTGCGTGAAGTTGCCTAGTTGACCAAAATGATCCGTGGCTACGTGGAAGAAGAAATATATGCATGCCAAACATGGACATGTTcccaccaaaaaaacaaaacattgatTTGTAAACTATAATTGACAAACATGATATGTAATTCCTTGTGTATAATAACATAGGTCTTCACTTAAAACATTTTTATTAACCTACACGTCTTTATAATATGTTTGCAAGGATCTTTGCTTATCATATTCAGCTATCGTTAACTGTTGaaagaataatataaaataacaatTCCGTGCATTATTTAAGAATAACATAAGAATGGTATGAAAGTCGATGTTTTCTCAAAGTCCTTTATTTGTTGAGATTTCTTTTATTCaagatgtaattttttttctttctaacaaAGCGGAAGTTTCagtaaagaaaatgaaagtgaAAAAAGAGAATGATGAAAAGAATAACTTTAAAGAGATAACAGTGGCCCTTTATCACAATGATAGAAAGGTGTTGAGCAGTGACAGATCCAGGCTTTCAAGATCGGGGGCTCCCatgataaaagttaaaaaaatatatatatattagactaGTTTGGTTCCATagcactattttttattgaatttggttcattaaataatcaaaattaatcagCCACATCAAGTGGCCCAGTGGTAAGGGCGTGGATTTCGGctcttaaaatacaaaaaacacgGAGGTCCCGGGTTTGAGGCTCCAAGCTGGTGAGTCTGCTTGGCTGTGGCCAGGAGAAAGCTGAAAAGTGGTTTGCCAGTAGTTGTCCcacttttttaataaaataaaataataataatcaagatTCATCTCAAAGgtaataaaaccaacaaattctcCTCATCAACATAACGCATCAATTAATGACTCTACAAAGATGAAATTTGTTAATGTAACATACATATTACAATTGGGAGTTGAGACTAGAGTCTAGGACtaaaaaacttaaatgaatttggaagaaataaatTTAGGCAGCTAGAGGTGGTGGAACGGCAAATGGTGCTAGGGGATGGGGTAACTTGAGTTTAAAGTTGGGAGGTTACGACGATTTGGaggattaaaacaaaaattagaaacctcttcttcttcgttataaGCAGTGATGCATGCACATCCATGGAGGTAATAAGCCTCTCCGCTGCACTTGCCCAAATTGTTGGAGGGTCCCGAAGGTCGATCACAAGTGTTTCTTCGGGCTTCCGGAGGGTCCCGAGACCTCCTGGGTCCCTATACGGATCCACCCATGGTGTTGAACCCTTACATGATGACGTTGGTTTGAACTCCGTCGGTGGCTAgtctaacatttaatctaataaaatctattgtttgacaaataaaaaaaataaaaaaaagagatcACATATAATGCTCACATAAATATGTATTTTAACATCATCAATTGATCTGATTTAATAACATTGGAAAAATAATGAGTTATAATGcggtagaaaaagaaaaaaaaaatacaatgttACTCAAATAAATTACTTGGTGTAGATTATAGCAttctagaatgaaaaattacatGTTGTGATCAAAGAGTACATATGCCTCCGTTTAACacaaacttttaaaaaaaaaaaaaatggtaaggAGACTCTGTCAAAAGTGGAATTCTCTCTATGAATTCTCAGccactttatattttttggcACAATTCCATtaacaacattataaaatattgtactaaAATCATGAGATGACGAAGAATTTATAGAAAATCTAATTTGAGAGAATCTCCTTTAATATTTctcaacttaaattttttttttattttaaatttttgggtaATTCTCAACTTAAAATTAAACCAGTGTCCTAATTCAAGAAGCAAAGGCAAAGGTCATCAAGTGCAGTATTATTGGTTGGTGTGAACCACCAATTATGGTGAGAAAACATACCTGACAGACAGCCGATTAACGTAGAGTATAAAACTTCTCATCGCGTacactattaaaaaaaaaaaaaacttcgcATCACATACAGTATTCAAGAGCAGCTCTTCTTTTTCATTGACCAATAAAGCAGCTCTGTTTCCTGTTACGCGTTGCATCACATCGCCAGGACAAATCACCAATCCAACGGCTATGCTGCATGGTTTACGCAGTTCTTACGTTGGACTCTCCCGCACGACATTACCACTCTGTCTATGTGTGGATGAGCATTGAGCAGACAAGATCATGGGATCTGCATGTTTTTATTGCACAAGCCCTGCAAAAATAGATCATGCAAATCCTTCCTcaactttttcctttcttttcttctcttggGAGcacataatattaaaaattaaataccaCTTATTATCACCGTTTataatattcatttttatttataagcataaagttttaagtttgatttttacgaaaaacgaatttgaaccatattattatgacTCGTTCATTAGAAGACTTAGTTCACTCCTTCACTactttagtataaataatatatttaaaaaattaaataaatgaacaaTGAAAGTAATTGGCCAATAGACCAATAGACAACGTCCCATCCATCAATTTCTTGGCATGCTAAAAAGCaacatgaaaatgaaaaagatttgaaaatttttagttttaacgataaaaataaaataaaaaataaaataaatagtatcaatattgattttttagtatagaaatgtaattttttgttaaattgagagtttttttgtttaagtttctAAAAGCAACCGCATTAATTTATTACGCCTAACAATGTAACACGTGTCTTTGCTTATCCCAAACCTCCTCCTAAATTAACACCTACTTAGTTAAGTGACTTTGACACTAATAAAAGGCAAAATGTGTTGGGTTTCGTGCTAGACAAGAAAAATCAACTCTTATTAACATCAATTCGATAAAGAGCACTGACTTTTTTGACGAGTAatgttaaataaattaaaatttttaacctaaagtacaaattaaatgatgtgtaattaataaaaaattaacatgttAATCGATacgtaattaataattcaattatctacaatcacatcatttagtttgtaaatttgatttaaaaaatttgatctctctagcattactctttttttttatcagtgACTTTGAAAGCAAGAATGTCATTGTAAACAAGTCTTTCTCTTGtgacaaaaaaatttggacTCATGACTCTAAACAAGTGGAGCACACGGATTAGCGCTTACCATGCTCGTCTATGTTTTGTTAATATTCCTATCATGAATGATTGTAAAAGATGAATATATGTGTGAGCGAACTGATCCTAGAATATCATCTCTACTTAAACAAATAAAGTAGAATTGCATATTCGAACCCAATCTTGaattaataatcaaatcatttgTAACTACcttgtttaatttgttaatttagtCTTTTTAGTATTATCTGTATACGAGCGTCTTTGGCactaaaaagacaaaatttatTGGGTGCTGTGCTAAACAAAGTTTGTGTACTAAACTAACTTTATTAACACCAATGCAATGCAAAGCACTAGGCTGTAGGCAAATAGGGCAGTGACTTTGGGAGCAAGAATGTCATTTTCTATCAAATATTGAGGGGATgtttggggttgtgtgctaacGAGGCTGGACAACATTTGGTGTTGCTGGGAGAGGGAAGGTCAGCACAGCACAGCACGCTTTGCTTCCTGAGTTGAACAACCTCCTCCTCCTGTTACTACGTTGTGTTTTTAGAGAGAGGGGCTGTGGTTGCGTGCGTTTGCTCTAATTTCTGTTTTCTGTTTTGGGGTtctttttggggggggggggagggaatCTCTCTGCCCATCTCATCTTTTTCCACTTTTGTTTCCATCTCTATTTATAAAAATCTCTCACAGCAACTACTCATACACCCCACGAGTCCcaaaagtagagagagagaaggaaagaagaaaagaagagaaagaacccACTGAAGCCTACATCaaaatttaaagagaaaaaaaccCCGTAGACATCAATCCCCGCCCTATTTTAGCCTCCCTGTCCCTTTTGTGCTTTGAGTTTGGTTGTTCTTCTCCTTATTTTCTCTTCCCTTGTGAGGGTTTGGGTTTTCCTTTGTGTTTGTTTCTTCCAGATCTTTTGATATCAAAGGTGTGTGAGACCAAGTGGGCAATTTGAGCACATGAGGATGTTGGCCTTCAAAGTTTAGAGCTTTGTCTAATGGCTTTTATAAGGTAAAACCCCTTTCTCcctttctcttccatttttccttgTTCTTATCAAAGTGGTTTCTATTTTATCCCAAGCTTGTTAACTTCCCCTTGTTCCATTTCTCAGTGCAGTTCCTTCAATTTGTACTTCTGGTGTGTGAAAAGTACAAGGGAAAG encodes:
- the LOC137708983 gene encoding uncharacterized protein — protein: MDIWDSLKQKYQGTTRVKRAQLQALHNKFEILHMKERESVNEYFACALTVANKMRIHGGKMEDVVVIKKILRSMIDKYDYVWECPKKGKDSKGFYAETSEEMLLMAYVDIKEVNREELWFLDSGCSNHMCSLHMCGKNELFTTLDDTFRKFMKIGNDSSLDVLGKGNVRMEVNRIMQVIIGVFYVPGLKHNLLSIGQLQEKGLAIFIKNGNCRIYHPERRLI